A genomic segment from Deinococcus detaillensis encodes:
- a CDS encoding FAD-binding domain-containing protein — MPKPPAPLPASLRDTPPAELFPDIFAQDLPHRGFARGGRAAALGALAAIDPVSYGRDRSYLDGHVTRLSPYLRHGVLTLAEVRDAALTHAPDTAPSQVWKYVNELSWRDYSVRVYAEVGDLIWQDFEPYKTGLPASTYSREFPADIKDGATGAACIDAWSRELRQTGYLHNHVRMWLASYVVHHRRVWWQGGAAWFLTHLLDGDPSSNNLGWQWVASTWRAYPYLWNRGALVKYAGDRYCASCPLADAGCPFDATYTALSERLFEDKEAAPGESSHLEPTRLEAVLWEPPLTPEVIPGAVVWVHGDRLSPTNEALTAYPKGPAMFVWDDALLKEWEISAKRQTFIHECVQELPVHVLRGDVAAEVIRFARAHGASTVATTPSPSPRFRAIVTALEGAGLTVQHWPEPVFGESLTPLDLRIHGEYWRQISASAFGKDPAPPKPKRPRAKKGKSNRAKE, encoded by the coding sequence ATGCCCAAGCCACCTGCTCCACTGCCCGCGAGCCTGCGGGACACGCCCCCAGCCGAACTGTTTCCGGACATCTTTGCCCAAGACTTGCCGCACCGGGGCTTTGCACGGGGTGGGCGGGCAGCGGCGCTGGGAGCGCTGGCCGCCATTGACCCGGTAAGTTACGGGCGCGACCGTTCATATTTAGACGGCCACGTCACTCGCCTCTCGCCCTACCTGCGCCACGGCGTGCTGACGCTGGCCGAAGTGCGGGACGCGGCGCTGACCCACGCGCCGGACACTGCGCCCAGCCAGGTATGGAAGTACGTCAACGAATTGAGCTGGCGTGATTATTCCGTGCGGGTGTACGCCGAGGTGGGCGATCTCATCTGGCAGGATTTCGAGCCGTACAAGACCGGCCTACCGGCCTCCACTTATAGCCGCGAGTTCCCGGCTGACATCAAGGATGGTGCGACAGGCGCGGCCTGCATCGACGCCTGGTCGCGTGAACTGCGCCAAACCGGTTACCTGCACAACCATGTCCGGATGTGGCTGGCGAGTTACGTCGTTCACCACCGCCGGGTGTGGTGGCAGGGCGGGGCGGCGTGGTTCCTCACGCACCTGCTCGACGGCGATCCGTCGTCCAACAACTTGGGCTGGCAGTGGGTGGCGAGCACTTGGCGGGCGTATCCCTACCTGTGGAACCGGGGAGCCTTGGTCAAGTACGCCGGAGACCGTTACTGCGCTTCATGTCCCTTGGCGGACGCCGGCTGTCCTTTCGACGCCACCTATACCGCCCTCTCGGAGCGTCTATTCGAGGATAAAGAGGCTGCGCCCGGCGAGAGCAGTCACTTGGAACCCACACGCTTGGAAGCCGTGCTTTGGGAGCCGCCGCTCACCCCTGAGGTCATTCCCGGCGCGGTGGTGTGGGTGCATGGAGACCGCCTCTCACCCACGAATGAAGCGCTGACCGCCTACCCAAAGGGGCCTGCCATGTTCGTCTGGGACGATGCGCTGCTCAAGGAATGGGAGATCAGCGCCAAACGCCAGACCTTCATTCACGAGTGTGTTCAGGAATTGCCGGTTCACGTTTTGCGCGGCGACGTGGCCGCCGAGGTGATCCGTTTCGCCCGCGCACACGGGGCCTCCACGGTGGCCACCACGCCCAGCCCCAGCCCACGGTTTAGGGCTATCGTCACCGCTCTGGAAGGAGCAGGACTGACGGTACAACATTGGCCCGAACCCGTCTTCGGGGAGAGCTTGACGCCGCTTGATCTGCGCATCCACGGTGAGTACTGGCGGCAAATCAGCGCCAGCGCCTTTGGAAAAGACCCCGCGCCGCCTAAACCCAAGCGGCCCCGTGCGAAAAAGGGAAAGTCAAACA
- the dinB gene encoding DNA polymerase IV: protein MRRIIHIDMDAFYASVEIRDQPSLRGLAVAVAHQSRRGVVLTASYEARAYGVRSAMPTSLALQKCPHLTLVPPRMEVYKRVSDVIRGVFVRYTDLVEPLSLDEAYLDVSQHPSGTLIARAIKADIQREAQLTASAGVSFNKFLAKLASDLHKPNGLTVIRPEEADALIASLPVEAFHGVGPATKSRMHEHQLFTGADLKRQTLSDLTRWFGAQGAHFHRISHGIDDRPVDPDRERKSVGVERTYEDDLRHFAEIQAALPGLVALLIPRLKRAEYSGRSLVLKVKFADRSILTRRLTSGLPLTDEARVLSLARELLTPELLAGRPVRLLGLSVQNQRPASTSGAQVPLFSSS, encoded by the coding sequence GTGCGGCGCATCATTCACATCGACATGGACGCCTTTTATGCCAGTGTCGAAATTCGGGATCAGCCCAGCTTGCGCGGACTGGCCGTCGCGGTGGCGCATCAGAGTAGGCGCGGCGTGGTGCTGACCGCCAGTTACGAGGCCAGAGCTTACGGGGTTCGCAGCGCCATGCCCACCAGCTTGGCCTTGCAAAAATGCCCGCACCTGACGTTGGTGCCGCCCCGCATGGAGGTCTACAAGCGAGTCTCGGACGTGATTCGGGGCGTTTTTGTCCGGTACACCGATTTGGTCGAGCCGCTTTCGCTGGACGAGGCGTACTTGGATGTCAGCCAGCATCCATCGGGCACGCTCATTGCGCGGGCCATCAAAGCGGATATTCAGCGCGAAGCTCAGCTCACCGCTTCGGCTGGGGTCAGTTTCAATAAATTCCTCGCCAAGCTCGCCTCAGACCTGCACAAGCCCAATGGCCTGACCGTCATTCGGCCTGAAGAAGCCGACGCTCTGATCGCGTCCCTCCCCGTCGAAGCCTTTCACGGCGTCGGCCCGGCCACCAAAAGCCGGATGCACGAACACCAACTGTTCACTGGCGCTGATCTCAAACGCCAAACCCTGAGCGACTTGACCCGCTGGTTCGGCGCTCAGGGCGCACACTTTCACCGCATCAGCCACGGAATCGACGATCGGCCCGTCGACCCTGACCGAGAACGCAAAAGTGTCGGCGTGGAGCGGACTTATGAAGATGACTTGAGGCATTTTGCTGAAATTCAGGCCGCTCTGCCCGGTCTGGTGGCGCTCCTGATCCCGCGCTTAAAGCGGGCAGAGTATTCCGGGCGCAGCTTGGTGCTCAAAGTCAAGTTCGCTGACCGGAGCATCCTGACGCGCCGGTTGACCAGTGGACTGCCGCTGACCGATGAGGCGAGGGTGCTCAGCCTCGCCCGCGAACTGCTCACACCGGAATTGCTGGCGGGCCGCCCGGTGCGGCTGCTGGGCCTCAGCGTTCAGAATCAGCGCCCGGCTTCCACATCCGGTGCGCAGGTGCCTCTCTTTTCTAGCAGCTAA